In one Hypomesus transpacificus isolate Combined female chromosome 18, fHypTra1, whole genome shotgun sequence genomic region, the following are encoded:
- the nckap5l gene encoding nck-associated protein 5-like isoform X2 has protein sequence MLVFDLERQNRALCELFQQKPSSQSSAHYQVQPGPLPEYNSQLHNDSAKQVETALTEAHAKGSAFRPQHASPRPRGPAASMEALSPFFKKKAHILEVLRKMEETDPLKFHPSSAGLSFCDYSQVLMSSEAVLAGGELTVPCQSHLPHCRCSCSEADKQPHVNGEVASVACEGCRTCSASCRKSVEGHAKCSHVCSPAKAGSAQNPAAHTATPGECHVNSTTAESGLPVKQPAAKEHQQPGGPYLSITSTDPNPANPSLEDCQVVTGSKFRETDEAQNPEEDYVQGGHSDEAPSLHPIPGEDSTVQVTYCEMETRVLTRHIPLAAGAASSEASVPEKDGSDLEASCGRSNVPVSPSPSCLSEVKAAAISSPSKLLKFLKIPSMGERAQSGSPVRLSPQLTRTSRIPCRTNNYEVYHSPVPTRRATTTERCRQPPAPPARSESYPATHSAPTSPPQAEEPCPPPGNSSLPSPKVNRASRLGPAPSSSSPRASQRVPYYENVPELSASSQQGALGSCENRTSLPSQTKPGGGDRKLVKSLPEGGMVSPPYQCPSSSSSSSSSTDSSSEQEADVESPAWHGQHSLPNNSGLHRPQGGHSANSTRAPNRALDTEERDSVIVNTNISQGPPPPPKRSDPSSIPKRPGAVRQPVESCHHTFKDRLAALGKLRSSEDLQVGLQPGDVADTAQSDESSVVIGDERSRAAGKPLDHHVEQQKHPKYTECLDGKPKGHFPGGGLKLPGASLSHDSGVKHLPSGPSGAKPEHDVASFRVAVAKTDSPKSKLGLLSPNTDTPQVLRNNMKCPGSLNLSYNSKPGPGTHSSVGPSPSKVPPKSPSKPCQAPSVRMGKPSEAPRYSSKSEERSKIGGNKKKNLAYGDSLPPPPPRPPTDTGEEPPPVPSPQSAIEQKVMKGIEENMLKLQEQDRGAQPPEVKQKASNGIASWFALKKSKLPALSRKAEGPKAKEEKREWKINIPSVGKDSRVAARCKEGVEGLNISTLMEKAEGLRRALEEERAYVERSGRGHSCEVVMDQAQGQLAVMYRGGRSDNFMQQLLNRVDGKDVVPSFPQRRLSFDCKSSRAVFNQQSDGSISHTTSREDMEKGSDSMSNVTSDEILADPVHSQHFASSGASTYTLDSGIGTFPLPDYSSGAAGRSLSKARAGADGQAAGSPGRSNRRSRTLDRDMSTLEECYPAHKQLIPTIQYGCGLEGKSPSLMQTAGVIHEDKEAYGAHMFTPRSKTWTFPSLKTPAGPADVYLAVEEEPAPYGSPFRGSLKPCGPSASRAAMDPSSLPVPAQTGLSRRGKTRTPSVPEMSREAGLELLRERPEEALSPSRPQVLETPESLSDSLYDSLSSCGSQG, from the exons GGAAGTGCCTTCCGTCCCCAGCACGCGTCCCCCAGGCCCCGGGGCCCTGCGGCCTCCATGGaggctctctcccccttctttaAGAAGAAAGCACACATCCTAGAGGTCCTGCGCAAGATGGAGGAGACGGACCCGCTCAAGTTCCACCCCTCCTCCGCGGGCCTCTCCTTCTGCGACTACAGCCAGGTGCTCATGTCCTCCGAGGCGGTGCTGGCTGGCGGGGAGCTGACCGTGCCCTGCCAGTCTCATCTCCCACACTGCCGATGCTCCTGCTCCGAGGCCGACAAACAGCCTCACGTCAACGGGGAGGTGGCCTCGGTGGCGTGCGAGGGCTGCCGCACATGCTCGGCATCCTGCAGGAAGAGCGTGGAGGGCCACGCCAAGTGCAGCCACGTCTGTAGCCCCGCAAAGGCCGGCTCAGCCCAGAACCCTGCTGCCCACACTGCCACGCCAGGTGAATGTCACGTCAACAGCACAACAGCCGAGTCGGGTCTCCCCGTAAAACAACCTGCCGCTAAAGAGCACCAGCAACCAGGAGGTCCCTACCTGTCGATCACAAGCACAGATCCAAACCCGGCCAATCCGAGTTTAGAAGACTGCCAGGTGGTGACCGGGTCAAagttcagagagacagacgaaGCACAGAACCCAGAGGAGGACTATGTGCAGGGGGGTCATTCAGACGAGGCTCCGTCCCTGCATCCCATCCCTGGAGAGGACAGCACGGTACAGGTGACGTACTGTGAGATGGAAACCAGAGTGCTGACTCGCCACATCCCGCTGGCCGCCGGCGCCGCGTCGAGCGAGGCGTCAGTCCCGGAGAAGGACGGCTCAGACCTGGAGGCGTCCTGCGGGAGGTCCAACGTCCCggtcagccccagcccctcctgCCTCAGTGAGGTCAAAGCTGCTGCTATTTCCTCCCCCTCCAAGCTGCTTAAGTTCCTGAAGATCCCCTCCATGGGCGAGAGGGCCCAGAGCGGCAGCCCCGTGCGGCTCAGCCCCCAGCTCACACGCACCTCCCGCATCCCCTGCCGCACCAACAACTACGAGGTGTACCACTCGCCGGTCCCCACACGCAGAGCCACCACCACGGAGAGGTGCAGGCAGCCCCCTGCCCCGCCCGCCAGGTCTGAGTCCTACCCGGCCACTCACtcagcccccacctcccctccccaggcagaggagccctgcccccccccgggtaactccagcctccccagccccaAAGTCAACCGGGCCTCCAGGCTGGGTCCGGccccctcttcatcctctccgcGGGCCTCTCAGCGGGTCCCTTACTATGAAAATGTCCCTGAACTCTCCGCCTccagccagcagggggcgctgggGAGCTGTGAGAACAGGACCAGCCTGCCTTCTCAAACCAAGCCCGGCGGTGGAGACAGAAAGCTTGTAAAGTCCCTTCCCGAGGGAGGTATGGTCAGTCCGCCTTATCAGTGCccctcgtcctcttcctcctcctcctcttccacggACTCGTCGTCAGAGCAGGAGGCGGATGTGGAGAGCCCGGCCTGGCACGGCCAACACAGCCTGCCCAACAACTCTGGCCTCCACAGACCCCAGGGAGGTCACAGTGCTAACTCCACCAGGGCCCCCAACAGAGCCCTGGACACAGAAGAAAGAGACTCGGTCATTGTGAACACCAACATCTCCCagggtcctcctcctccccccaagaGGAGTgacccttcctccatccccaaGAGGCCCGGCGCAGTGAGACAGCCCGTGGAATCTTGTCACCACACCTTCAAAGACCGACTGGCCGCTCTGGGAAAACTGAGGAGCTCCGAGGATTTACAAGTGGGTCTGCAGCCGGGCGACGTGGCAGACACCGCGCAGAGTGACGAGAGCTCGGTCGTCATTGGCGACGAGAGGAGTAGGGCAGCGGGGAAGCCACTGGATCATCATGTGGAGCAGCAGAAACACCCGAAATACACCGAATGTCTGGATGGGAAGCCCAAAGGTCATTTTCCGGGTGGTGGTTTGAAGCTCCCTGGAGCCTCTCTATCACATGACTCAGGGGTCAAACATCTGCCGTCTGGGCCCTCGGGCGCCAAGCCAGAGCATGATGTGGCCTCCTTCAGAGTAGCTGTAGCCAAGACAGACAGCCCTAAGAGTAAACTAGGCCTGCTGTCCCCCAACACAGACACTCCCCAGGTTCTACGCAACAACATGAAATGCCCAGGCTCCCTGAACCTCTCTTACAATAGTAAACCTGGACCTGGGACCCACAGCAGCgtcggccccagccccagcaaaGTCCCCCCAAAGTCCCCCTCCAAACCCTGCCAAGCGCCGTCCGTCAGAATGGGTAAACCCTCGGAAGCCCCGCGCTACTCCTCCAAGTCGGAGGAGCGCTCCAAGATCGGTggcaacaagaagaagaacCTGGCCTACGGAgacagcctccctcctcctccccccagacctcccacCGACACCGGGGAGGAACCTCCCCCCGTCCCCAGCCCCCAGTCGGCCATCGAGCAGAAGGTCATGAAGGGCATTGAGGAGAACATGCTCAAGCTGCAGGAGCAGGACCGAGGGGCACAGCCCCCCGAGGTCAAGCAGAAAGCCTCCAACGGCATCGCCAGCTGGTTCGCCCTGAAGAAGAGCAAGCTGCCGGCGCTGAGCCGCAAGGCGGAGGGCCCCAAGgccaaggaggagaagagggagtggAAGATCAACATCCCATCGGTGGGGAAGGACTCCAGGGTGGCGGCCAGGTGCAAGGAGGGCGTGGAGGGCCTGAATATTTCCACGCTGATGGAGAAGGCGGAGGGCCTGCGGAGggcgctggaggaggagagggcctaCGTGGAGAGGTCAGGCAGGGGTCACTCCTGCGAGGTGGTCATGGATCAGGCCCAGGGCCAGCTGGCCGTCATGTACAGGGGAGGGCGCTCCGACAATTTCATGCAGCAGTTGCTCAACCG agtgGATGGGAAGGATGTCGTCCCCAGCTTCCCGCAGAGACGTCTGTCGTTCGACTGCAAGTCGTCCAGAGCTGTTTTCAACCAGCAGAGCGACGGCAGCATCAGCCACACCACCAGCagagaggacatggagaag GGATCAGATTCGATGAGCAACGTGACCTCAGATGAGATTCTAGCGGACCCGGTTCACTCCCAGCACTTTGCAA GCTCTGGGGCCTCCACGTACACCCTGGACAGTGGCATTGGCACCTTCCCCCTGCCTGACTACAGCAGcggggcagcagggaggagcCTCTCCAAGGCCAGGGCTGGAGCCGACGGCCAGGCCGCGGGCTCCCCAGGCAGGTCCAACCGCAGGTCCAGGACTCTGGACAGGGACATGTCCACTCTGGAGGAATGCTACCCAGCACACAAACAGCTGATTCCCACCATCCAGTACGGCTGTGGGCTGGAGGGGAAGAGCCCATCCCTGATGCAGACAGCTGGTGTCATCCATGAAG ATAAGGAAGCATATGGAGCCCACATGTTCACCCCCCGCTCCAAAACCTGGACCTTCCCCAGCCTGAAGACCCCAGCTGGCCCTGCAGACGTGTACCTGGccgtggaggaggagccagccCCCTATGGATCTCCCTTCAGAGGG agTCTTAAGCCCTGTGGCCCATCTGCTTCTCGTGCTGCCATGGACCCCAGCAGCCTGCCCGTGCCTGCCCAGACAGGCCTGAGCCGCCGGGGGAAAACTCGCACTCCAAGCGTCCCCGAGATGAGCCGGGAGGCGGGGCTGGAGCTTTTGAGGGAACGGCCAGAGGAAGCCCTGTCCCCCAGCCGCCCCCAGGTCCTAGAGACCCCAGAGTCGCTCAGTGACTCTCTTTACGACAGCTTGTCTTCCTGCGGCAgccagggatga
- the LOC124481044 gene encoding probable Bax inhibitor 1 isoform X2: MNVFDRSINLDALLKFSQISHSTQVHLKNVYSSLAMCMFMAAAGSYVHVVTRLFQGGIVSLLGSLGMMFWLAMTPHSSETEKKRLAILAGFAFLTGVGLGPAMDFVIAINPSIIVTAFLGTSIIFLCFTLSALYAKRRSYLFLGGTLMSGLSIMFLLSVVNMFFGSVMLFKAHMYLGLVIMCGFVLFDTQLIIEKAENGDKDYIWHCVDLFLDFVTIFRKLMVILAMNEKDKKKEKK; the protein is encoded by the exons ATGAATGTGTTTGACCGCAGCATCAACCTGGATGCCCTCCTCAAGTTCTCCCAGAT cTCCCACTCGACCCAGGTGCATCTGAAGAATGTCTACTCCAGCCTGGCGATGTGCATGTTCATGGCGGCAGCTGGATCCTATGTCCACGTTGTCACCCGCTTGTTTCAG GGGGGGATTGTGTCTCTCCTGGGCTCTCTGGGGATGATGTTCTGGTTGGCCATGACACCTCACAGCTCTGAGACGGAGAAGAAGAGGCTGGCCATCCTGGCAGGGTTTGCCTTCCTCACAG GCGTTGGCCTTGGACCTGCCATGGACTTTGTCATCGCTATCAACCCAAG CATCATTGTGACCGCCTTCCTGGGAACCTCCATCATCTTCCTGTGCTTCACCCTGAGTGCCCTGTATGCCAAACGCAGGAGCTACCTCTTCCTGGGAG GTACACTGATGTCAGGGCTGTCCATCATGTTCCTGCTGTCTGTGGTCAACATGTTTTTCGGATCCGTCATGCTGTTTAAG GCACACATGTACCTTGGGCTGGTCATCATGTGTGGGTTCGTTCTGTTTGACACTCAGCTCATCATTGAGAAAGCTGAAAACGGAGACAAGGATTATATCTg GCACTGTGTTGACCTGTTCCTGGACTTTGTGACCATCTTCAGAAAGCTCATGGTTATTCTGGCCATGAACGAGAAG GAcaagaaaaaggaaaagaagTAG
- the LOC124481044 gene encoding probable Bax inhibitor 1 isoform X1, which produces MFANKKVKQEENATRNRKVFSDSIQPSSVKSSSTCVSMNVFDRSINLDALLKFSQISHSTQVHLKNVYSSLAMCMFMAAAGSYVHVVTRLFQGGIVSLLGSLGMMFWLAMTPHSSETEKKRLAILAGFAFLTGVGLGPAMDFVIAINPSIIVTAFLGTSIIFLCFTLSALYAKRRSYLFLGGTLMSGLSIMFLLSVVNMFFGSVMLFKAHMYLGLVIMCGFVLFDTQLIIEKAENGDKDYIWHCVDLFLDFVTIFRKLMVILAMNEKDKKKEKK; this is translated from the exons ATGTTTGCAAACAAAAAAGTCAAGCAGGAAGAGAACGCAACGCGAAATCGGAAAGTGTTTTCTG ATTCCATCCAACCAAGTTCTGTGAAGAGCTCCTCAACCTGCGTCAGCATGAATGTGTTTGACCGCAGCATCAACCTGGATGCCCTCCTCAAGTTCTCCCAGAT cTCCCACTCGACCCAGGTGCATCTGAAGAATGTCTACTCCAGCCTGGCGATGTGCATGTTCATGGCGGCAGCTGGATCCTATGTCCACGTTGTCACCCGCTTGTTTCAG GGGGGGATTGTGTCTCTCCTGGGCTCTCTGGGGATGATGTTCTGGTTGGCCATGACACCTCACAGCTCTGAGACGGAGAAGAAGAGGCTGGCCATCCTGGCAGGGTTTGCCTTCCTCACAG GCGTTGGCCTTGGACCTGCCATGGACTTTGTCATCGCTATCAACCCAAG CATCATTGTGACCGCCTTCCTGGGAACCTCCATCATCTTCCTGTGCTTCACCCTGAGTGCCCTGTATGCCAAACGCAGGAGCTACCTCTTCCTGGGAG GTACACTGATGTCAGGGCTGTCCATCATGTTCCTGCTGTCTGTGGTCAACATGTTTTTCGGATCCGTCATGCTGTTTAAG GCACACATGTACCTTGGGCTGGTCATCATGTGTGGGTTCGTTCTGTTTGACACTCAGCTCATCATTGAGAAAGCTGAAAACGGAGACAAGGATTATATCTg GCACTGTGTTGACCTGTTCCTGGACTTTGTGACCATCTTCAGAAAGCTCATGGTTATTCTGGCCATGAACGAGAAG GAcaagaaaaaggaaaagaagTAG